ATACTGGAAAGTGTTAATCATGTAGTGACCGAAATTGTATTCCGTACCGGTTTTCCAACCGTTAACGAAACCATCCCAGGTGGCGTGGGCAGGCCACAGACCCAACGTCGTGAAGATCTCGTGGTTCGGTTTGAACGACGCCGAAAACATCCACGCTAATGGATAAAGCATCAGTAAACCAACAAACAGCAGTATCACGTAGCGGATAGCGGCACTGAGTTTTTCTTTACGCAGCGTGCGGCGTACTTCTGCAGCAGCAACTTCTTGTGCTGTCGTCAGATTTGAATGCATGTCAGCCATTTTTTCCTCCTTTATCAGCGGAGTAGAACACCCAGTATTTCGACGACTTAAAGGAAATAGACGCAAATACCGCAACAACCAGGAACAGAACCCATGCCAAGGCAGCACCGTAGCCCATATCGAAATACTTGAACGCCGTATCATAGATATAGAGCGAGAACAGGTAGGTGTAGTGCGTTGGACCGCCGCCAGTGATGACGTAAGGTGCCGTAAACTCCTGGAATGCCTGAGTGGTCTGCATGATAAAGTTAAAGAAAATAACCGGCGTAATCAGTGGTACCGTTACTTTCAGGAACATTTGCCATTTGGATGCACCGTCGATCATTGCCGCTTCATACTGTGATTGCGGAACGTTCTGCAATGCAGCCAGGAAGATAACCATCGCTGAACCAAACTGCCATACGCGCAGCAGGGTTACCGACATCAGTGCCAGCGACGGTTCGCCCAGCCAGTTGATAGCGTCAAAGCCAAACACACCGAGGAAGCTGTTTAACAAGCCATCGATAGCGAACAGTGCACGCCACAGTACGGCGATTGCCACGCTGCTGCCCAAAATTGAAGGCACATAGTAAGCAGTACGGAAGAAGCCGATACCACGTAATTTGAAATTAAGTACAAACGCAATTAACAGTGCGAAGATTAATTTCAATGGAATGGTCAGAAATACATAGGCGAAGGTAACGCCCATTGATTTCCAAAAAAGGTCATCCTCCAGGAACATACGGTGATAGTTTTCTAGCCCCGTAAATTCAGGCGAATTTATCAAATCATACTCAGTAAAACTGAGGATAAATGACGAAACAAAGGGGAAAGCGGTAAAAACTATCAGCCCTATAATATAGGGGGAGATATAGGCTAACCCCAGCATTCTGTTTTCATTCATAATGCTTACCTATTGATTAATTGTGAACCATTAAAAAAATATAAAATTAAGCTGTTAATAACTCTGGATAAATTAATTCCACGTCATAAACAATTCTATTTTCCCCGTTAACGTGAAAATCACCGTGAACATATCCACCCTGTGTCAGATACGGCGGGATATCGTTTAATTTGTTGCGACAAGCGGCAACGAAAGTCAGTAAAGCCAGCGGATAGGTATCATCCAGACGAACATAACGATGCTTTGAGGAGCGAACAAACAGCCCACGATGGAAATGTTGTTCAAACAGAACGCCCGCCAGTTGCGCGGCGTAATGTGCCCAGGATTCTGATTGCTTGTGATCGGCCAGTTCGATGACGGTCAACAGCAGTAACGGGCTGGCGATGGATTGAATATCTTCTTTATTCAGTCGCGTCAGCATGGTGTTAACCAGAGCATACAGATCCTCATCACCGCTCAGACGATAAGCACGAACCAGCGGTAATAAGTAATCACCTTCTAACGCAAACGGTTTTAATTCGGTTCCTGCTTTGCCGTAATAACCATCGCGTTTAAAACGATAGCCTGTCATGTCCTGACCGTTATTCCACATCGGACGCAGCGTATTGCTGGTGACATCATAGGCGTACTGGTAGTAATTCTTTAACCCTGAAATAACCCAGTTCAGCATTTCCGCGTCGGGTTGTGTGCGCAGGATATCCAGCATTGCCAGAGGATTATCAATCAGCAGTGGGCGCATATCGCGGAACAGCACGTTGGCTTCGCGCGCGATTTCACCAAACTCTGGGCCAAACTGACGTTGTGCGCGATCGCCAAACCAGGACTGCGTCTGGTTATCGTCTTCCGGCACGGGTTGGCGCTGCTGTGGTGAACTGAACTGATATACAGGCATACCGGTTTCTGGGTTGCGCGCCAACACGTATTGGCGATAAAGGTGCTTACCCCAGGCCGCGGCGTGGCTATCGCCCGTGTATTCGGCATATTTAAACGCGGCATAAATCAGGTCTGTGCCAGCATTAACAAAAGTTAGTCCCTTTGTTAACGGCAAAACAGGCCACTGTGCAGGATCGACGACATCATGGCGAGCATGCAGGAAAACATTGGGATCGCGTTTCTTGCTGTAGTCGCCATGGCGACCCAGATCCAATGAATCCCAGTCTTCAACGTGCGCATTCCAGAAACCCTGAAAGAAATTCAGCGTCTTTTCCGCATTAACACGGTGCAATAGCGCGTAATAGGGCAGGTGGTGCTTTAATTCATGCACCTGAGCTTTGGATTCTGGGCCTTCGCCGTCCAACGTATCCAGATTAATAAAACGGTGACCGCCCCAGTAGAACAGGCCGCTGTTATCATCAACGAAGTGATCCAGGAAATATTCGCTTTGTGCGATAGCGTGCTGCTGATAACTATCATTACCGGTAACCACGCTCATGGCGCACAGCGTTCTTAACCAATTTTGCTGGCTGGCGAAATTAGAAATAGGCGCGCTGTGTCCATCAGGGAATTGCCACATCACGGGGGCATAATTTTCCACATCAAAACCGTCAGCCAATAATAACGTCGGCTGAGTTTGGCTGCGGCCTTTATCCTGAACGCAGGCAATGTGGTTATCAAGTGCAGCAACCCATTCGTCGAGCTGCGATTTCCTGCTGGTGTATAAGTTTTCAAAAATACTCATGGAGTACCTTCTTATGGAACCGTGGAACAGTTCCTTATAAATAGAAACACTGTTTTGATTGATTATATTGCGCTATTAACCTTGTCGTCATGCACGCAATATCGAAAGTGTGATCAAAGTCGGAACGTTGTTTTGATTTTTTTTAAGAAAGGATTTTAGCAGGAGAAAGAATCGTAAAAAGAGAAATAAGAACTTGAAAAATAAATAAAAAGCACAACCGAAAATTGTGCTTTTTATCGAAAGTTGGCGAAATGCCGCTAAGAAAAACTGCGCTTAGCGAGCCAGCCAGCCACCATCAACAGCAATCGTGTAACCGTTGATGTAGTCAGATGCGCTGGAAGCCAGGAATACGGCTGGGCCCATCAGGTCCTGCGGTAAGCCCCAACGACCTGCTGGGATACGATCCAGGATTTCTTTACTGCGTTCTTCATCGGCGCGCAGCTGCTGGGTATTGTTGGTCGCCATATATCCCGGCGCAATAGCGTTGACGTTGATACCGTGTTTTGCCCATTCGTTCGCCATTAAGCGAGTAACGCCCATAACGGCGCTTTTTGACGCTGTGTAAGACGGTACGCGGATACCACCCTGGAAGGACAGCATAGAAGCGATATTGATGATCTTACCGCCTTTGCCTTGTTTGATGAACTGGCGTGCAACGGTCTGAGACATGAAGAACACGCTCTTAATGTTCAGGTTCATTACGTCGTCCCAGTTTTTCTCACTGAAATCGATCGCATCTTCACGACGGATGATACCGGCGTTGTTGACCAGAATGTCAACGTGGCCAAATTCAGCAACGGCTTTCTCTACCAGCTCTGCATGACCAGAGACATTGCTCATGTCGGCGGTCAGGCTAAGGAAACGGCGTCCCAATGCAGTGACTTTTTCGATGGTGTCTTTTGGCTCAACGATGTTGACGCCGACGATATCACAACCTGCCTGTGCCAGACCGATAGCCATACCTTGACCCAAACCCGTATCACAACCTGTGATAAGAGCGACTTTACCTTGCAAATCAAAAGAATTTAAAATCATATCTGTAATCTCTCTATAAGCGACAATACTTAGTCGTTAGCTGTTACTGTAGGGAACACCGGTAATTCCGGTAGAAAGCGATTAACGTAACTCGCTAACCTTGACGTGATCCATGTCACCGAAAACCTGATTCTCGCCAACCATGCCCCAGATGAAGGTGTAGCATCTGGTGCCAACACCGGAATCAATCGACCAGCTCGGTGAAATCACCGTCTGCTCGTTTTTATAACCATTTCATTTTTATCACTCAGTGATGGGCTTCCTACGGTGCCCATCATGCTCTTGACGCCAAAATTGTGTCTGGCGAAAGCGCCGGGCGAAACAGATGATGTCGCGTGGCAGTGACAACGTCACCTGTTCCTCAACATGCCCGGTTCTTTCGTGTTATGCGGGATGATAGTTTGGATGGGATGTGAATTCAATAAAAATGAAATAATGTTTTATTTATTTCTTGAGGGCCGTCATGGTTTTGCTTATTTTATGTTTCTTCTGGTACTGATGTGGCTAAAATGTCGCAATCCATAGTCATACACTCGTTGTCGTGCACGGTTTGTTGACGCAATAGAAGGTATGGGCAATACAAGCGTTAGAGGAGAGATGATGATGAGAAGATACTTTATTGATGATGAAACGCCATGGGAAGAGTTGGGCGGTGGCATTAAACGCAAGATCATGACTTGGACTGATGAACTGATGATGGTGCTTGTCCATTTTGATAAAGGTGCGATTGGTACGCCTCACTTCCATGAGATTCACGATCAGATTGCTTATGTTGCCGCAGGCAGCTTTGAAGTGGTGATCGAGGGCGAGAAGCGTATTCTGAAAACTGGCGACGCTTATCTGGCGGTGAAAAACGAGATGCACGGTGTCGTTTCGCTGGAAGACGGCAGCGTCTTGATCGATACGTTTTCGCCTAAGCGCGCTGACTTCCTGTAATACCTCAAAGCGTGGCCAGTTGTTGGCTGGTCACGCTTTCGTACTCTCTAACCACATCCGCTTTTCTATTTTCCTGCTTTTTATGCCTGCACTAAATGCTTTTCGGTTAGCTGAGTCAGCGAGTCCAGCTTATGATCTGCCAGTACCCAACGTGCGTCAGCGCGGAACTCCGCCTGTGGAATAACGATTGAACGCATGCGTGCTGCCTTGGTAGCGATCATCCCGTTCACTGAATCTTCCAGCGTCACGCATTGCGTAGGGGAAACGCCAAGTGCATCCGCGGCATTCAAATAGACTTCGGGATGAGGTTTGCTATAGGGCAGCGTCTCGGCGGACATTAAGACATCAAAGTAGTGCTCCAGATTAAACATTTTCAGCACCTGCTGCTGCATGTGGAGCGGCGAAGCGGAAGCCAGACCAATTTTGAGATTCTGCGCACGGCACAATTTCAGAGC
The genomic region above belongs to Pectobacterium colocasium and contains:
- the kduD gene encoding 2-dehydro-3-deoxy-D-gluconate 5-dehydrogenase KduD, coding for MILNSFDLQGKVALITGCDTGLGQGMAIGLAQAGCDIVGVNIVEPKDTIEKVTALGRRFLSLTADMSNVSGHAELVEKAVAEFGHVDILVNNAGIIRREDAIDFSEKNWDDVMNLNIKSVFFMSQTVARQFIKQGKGGKIINIASMLSFQGGIRVPSYTASKSAVMGVTRLMANEWAKHGINVNAIAPGYMATNNTQQLRADEERSKEILDRIPAGRWGLPQDLMGPAVFLASSASDYINGYTIAVDGGWLAR
- a CDS encoding carbohydrate ABC transporter permease, with the protein product MNENRMLGLAYISPYIIGLIVFTAFPFVSSFILSFTEYDLINSPEFTGLENYHRMFLEDDLFWKSMGVTFAYVFLTIPLKLIFALLIAFVLNFKLRGIGFFRTAYYVPSILGSSVAIAVLWRALFAIDGLLNSFLGVFGFDAINWLGEPSLALMSVTLLRVWQFGSAMVIFLAALQNVPQSQYEAAMIDGASKWQMFLKVTVPLITPVIFFNFIMQTTQAFQEFTAPYVITGGGPTHYTYLFSLYIYDTAFKYFDMGYGAALAWVLFLVVAVFASISFKSSKYWVFYSADKGGKNG
- the hxpB gene encoding hexitol phosphatase HxpB yields the protein MSFDSSLRAAIFDMDGLLIDSEPLWDQAELEVIASLGVDISLRQSMKDTLGLRIDMVVELWYQLSPWATLSRDEVVRRIIDRAIELVAEQRPLLPGVEHALKLCRAQNLKIGLASASPLHMQQQVLKMFNLEHYFDVLMSAETLPYSKPHPEVYLNAADALGVSPTQCVTLEDSVNGMIATKAARMRSIVIPQAEFRADARWVLADHKLDSLTQLTEKHLVQA
- the pelW gene encoding pectate disaccharide-lyase PelW — translated: MSIFENLYTSRKSQLDEWVAALDNHIACVQDKGRSQTQPTLLLADGFDVENYAPVMWQFPDGHSAPISNFASQQNWLRTLCAMSVVTGNDSYQQHAIAQSEYFLDHFVDDNSGLFYWGGHRFINLDTLDGEGPESKAQVHELKHHLPYYALLHRVNAEKTLNFFQGFWNAHVEDWDSLDLGRHGDYSKKRDPNVFLHARHDVVDPAQWPVLPLTKGLTFVNAGTDLIYAAFKYAEYTGDSHAAAWGKHLYRQYVLARNPETGMPVYQFSSPQQRQPVPEDDNQTQSWFGDRAQRQFGPEFGEIAREANVLFRDMRPLLIDNPLAMLDILRTQPDAEMLNWVISGLKNYYQYAYDVTSNTLRPMWNNGQDMTGYRFKRDGYYGKAGTELKPFALEGDYLLPLVRAYRLSGDEDLYALVNTMLTRLNKEDIQSIASPLLLLTVIELADHKQSESWAHYAAQLAGVLFEQHFHRGLFVRSSKHRYVRLDDTYPLALLTFVAACRNKLNDIPPYLTQGGYVHGDFHVNGENRIVYDVELIYPELLTA
- a CDS encoding cupin domain-containing protein, producing MRRYFIDDETPWEELGGGIKRKIMTWTDELMMVLVHFDKGAIGTPHFHEIHDQIAYVAAGSFEVVIEGEKRILKTGDAYLAVKNEMHGVVSLEDGSVLIDTFSPKRADFL